A DNA window from bacterium contains the following coding sequences:
- a CDS encoding 4Fe-4S dicluster domain-containing protein: MALDIKPGQSYGFFTDTSICIGCKACEVACKEWNSLQGNEPAFLADSFDNTGQLDAQNWRHVKFLDDVPDQSVNAGNGTAWLMMSDVCKHCKHASCMEVCPTGAIIRTEFDTVFIQQDVCNGCRNCVAACPYSVIGMNQKTGTAHKCTMCYDRLQGGLEPACAKACPTQSIQFGPLADLQKAADIRLVALHTQGVSQAQLYGRDDKVYGGLNAFFLLMDKPEAYGLPNADNAVLPSRNNVGGYAGALVTAVLAVIAGLVAFRRRGEQ; encoded by the coding sequence ATGGCACTCGACATCAAGCCGGGCCAGTCTTACGGGTTCTTCACCGATACGAGCATCTGCATCGGGTGCAAGGCATGCGAGGTGGCATGCAAGGAATGGAACTCGCTGCAGGGCAACGAGCCGGCGTTCCTGGCTGACAGCTTCGACAACACGGGCCAGCTCGACGCCCAGAACTGGCGTCACGTCAAATTCCTCGATGACGTGCCCGACCAGTCGGTGAATGCCGGCAACGGCACGGCCTGGCTGATGATGTCCGACGTCTGCAAGCACTGCAAGCACGCGAGCTGCATGGAGGTCTGTCCGACCGGCGCCATCATCCGCACCGAGTTCGACACCGTCTTCATCCAGCAGGACGTCTGCAACGGCTGCCGCAACTGCGTCGCCGCCTGTCCCTACAGCGTCATCGGCATGAACCAGAAGACGGGCACCGCCCACAAATGCACGATGTGCTACGACCGCTTGCAGGGCGGGCTGGAGCCGGCGTGCGCCAAAGCCTGCCCGACACAGTCCATTCAGTTCGGGCCTCTGGCCGACCTGCAGAAAGCCGCCGACATCCGGCTGGTGGCGCTCCACACCCAGGGCGTGTCGCAGGCCCAGCTGTACGGCCGCGACGACAAGGTTTACGGCGGGCTGAACGCGTTCTTCCTGCTCATGGACAAGCCCGAGGCCTACGGCCTCCCGAATGCGGACAACGCGGTCCTGCCCAGCCGCAACAATGTCGGTGGCTACGCCGGCGCCCTGGTGACCGCGGTGCTCGCCGTGATCGCCGGATTGGTCGCGTTCCGGCGGCGAGGCGAGCAGTGA
- the fdhE gene encoding formate dehydrogenase accessory protein FdhE, which produces MSLLATAAEPWTDRRRRTAELRRRQPFAGELLDLYGALLPVQEQAYVEASAAPPAPDDLAVYAAELVVPGVHEVSLAAGPDRLRRALVRRLEQEHPVNILGAWIRGEEQSVVDRYIARASLTPVFEALGPEAGAACAGSRDPRHCPHCGGSPQLSYFAVAGEDLATGPRYLLCARCHSSWGCARMTCAGCGEDSSVRLPILSEEGTTSGERGSIVRGLPAGPANGRSAVETVLFPHIRVEACETCRQYLLSIDLASDPSAVPLVDELAAIPLDLVARERGFSKILPNLMGF; this is translated from the coding sequence ATGTCGCTCCTGGCCACCGCCGCCGAGCCGTGGACCGATCGGCGGCGCCGCACCGCCGAGCTCAGACGCCGACAACCGTTTGCGGGCGAGCTGCTGGACCTGTACGGGGCTCTGCTCCCGGTCCAGGAGCAGGCTTACGTCGAGGCGAGTGCGGCACCACCGGCGCCAGACGACCTGGCGGTCTACGCGGCCGAGCTCGTGGTGCCGGGCGTGCACGAGGTGAGCCTGGCCGCGGGCCCGGACCGGCTGCGGAGGGCGCTGGTGCGACGTCTGGAACAAGAGCACCCGGTCAACATTCTCGGCGCCTGGATCCGCGGCGAGGAGCAGTCGGTCGTCGATCGATACATCGCCCGGGCATCCCTGACACCCGTTTTCGAGGCGCTGGGACCGGAGGCCGGCGCGGCATGCGCGGGGTCGCGTGATCCGCGGCACTGCCCGCACTGCGGCGGCTCGCCGCAGCTCAGCTACTTCGCCGTCGCCGGGGAGGATCTCGCGACCGGGCCCCGCTATCTGCTCTGCGCCCGCTGCCACTCGAGTTGGGGTTGTGCCCGCATGACGTGCGCCGGCTGCGGCGAGGACTCGAGCGTTCGGCTGCCCATCCTCAGCGAGGAGGGCACGACTTCAGGCGAGCGCGGCAGCATCGTGCGCGGTCTGCCGGCCGGTCCCGCCAACGGCCGCTCCGCGGTAGAGACGGTGCTCTTCCCGCATATTCGTGTCGAAGCCTGCGAGACATGCCGGCAATACCTGCTCAGCATCGACCTGGCGAGCGACCCGAGCGCCGTGCCTCTGGTCGATGAGCTGGCCGCCATCCCGCTCGACCTCGTAGCCAGGGAGCGCGGGTTCTCGAAGATCTTGCCCAATCTCATGGGGTTTTGA